In Halalkalicoccus subterraneus, the following proteins share a genomic window:
- a CDS encoding phosphatase PAP2 family protein, producing MSRGVGEFELIQGAIPDSIAILFALLTQLGDIWFVTVLFLVLAVRYDGPDRDRIVAAGGLVIGAIALVLIAKEVFALPRPDRPLVALEALPALYRPIYSLTGYASGYGFPSGHAVVSTAVYLSLATVLPVSTRRRRYTAATVLIAVVSFCRVALGLHYLVDVLAGIALSAGFVLLAFRLVARYHTPEARRTVGLGLGAALGLGAVVVTGAHVEALALFAVAAGFFGLSWRIDRPRVTA from the coding sequence ATGTCCCGCGGTGTCGGTGAGTTCGAGCTCATTCAGGGAGCGATCCCCGACTCGATCGCGATACTGTTCGCGTTGCTCACCCAGTTGGGCGACATCTGGTTCGTGACGGTGCTGTTTCTGGTTCTCGCGGTCCGGTACGACGGGCCCGATCGGGATCGGATCGTCGCCGCGGGCGGCCTGGTGATCGGTGCAATAGCTCTCGTTCTGATCGCCAAGGAGGTCTTCGCGCTGCCCCGTCCCGACCGGCCGTTAGTCGCACTCGAAGCGCTTCCGGCACTGTACCGGCCGATCTACTCGCTGACCGGCTACGCTAGCGGCTACGGCTTTCCGAGCGGTCACGCCGTCGTCTCGACGGCGGTGTATCTCTCGTTGGCGACGGTGCTACCGGTGAGCACGCGGCGGCGTCGCTACACCGCTGCGACGGTGCTCATCGCCGTCGTGAGCTTCTGCCGGGTCGCGCTCGGCCTTCACTACCTCGTCGACGTGCTCGCGGGGATCGCGCTGAGCGCCGGCTTCGTCCTTCTCGCGTTCCGACTGGTGGCTCGCTACCACACCCCGGAGGCTCGCCGAACCGTCGGACTCGGACTGGGAGCCGCGCTTGGACTCGGGGCCGTCGTCGTGACCGGCGCACACGTCGAGGCGCTCGCGCTGTTCGCGGTCGCGGCCGGGTTCTTCGGCCTCTCGTGGCGGATCGACCGGCCACGGGTTACCGCGTAG
- a CDS encoding Na+/H+ antiporter NhaC family protein codes for MSAFGALSLVPPLLAIVLAIASRRPVPALFVGVWSGGLIYTFGDSVGYASSLTGGMPVLDEGLAVLVAVFLGFAQAVQWIVESIGDDTFHAQILLFTILLGSGVALIWQLGGSLAVRRAVADRLDTRRKVGITAWALGLLMFFDDYANTAIVGSVMKDLSDQLRVSREKLSYIVDSTAAPVATLGLSNWVAFQIGMVQEGYEIAGIAADAPSAFATYVGSIPYNVYSIFAILMVALIVLSGRDFGEMLAAEHRSVRTGRLTREGATPMQAIESELGEPSTDEPMLRSFAIPVVALVVTAIAGALLSGYAPGASALDVLDGADWGAALLWGAFAMVFAALAVGFYYRIFSLETGIEGVIDGFSIMLTAVTILVLAWAISTVAEVLETGVYVAGIAEGVVSPALLPVVVLFTAAFISFSMGSSWATMGVLTPIAISVAWELTGSYELMPVIVGAVFSGAIFGDHTSPISDTTVLSATFTGADLIDHVRTQIYYAGTVVVVTTVCYLLYGYLGLPPLFYLPIGLLLLVALVYGLSELDGRRQGLSPTVSSSSGGGDDPPTGD; via the coding sequence ATCTCCGCATTCGGTGCGCTCTCGCTCGTCCCGCCACTCTTGGCGATCGTGCTCGCGATCGCGAGCCGGCGACCGGTCCCGGCACTCTTCGTCGGGGTCTGGTCGGGAGGGCTCATTTACACGTTCGGTGACAGCGTCGGCTACGCGTCGTCGCTGACGGGCGGGATGCCCGTCCTCGACGAGGGACTGGCCGTTCTCGTCGCCGTCTTTCTGGGGTTCGCTCAGGCCGTCCAGTGGATCGTCGAGTCGATCGGCGACGACACGTTCCACGCCCAGATCCTGTTGTTCACGATCCTGCTTGGGTCGGGCGTCGCGCTGATCTGGCAGCTCGGCGGCTCGCTCGCGGTCAGGCGGGCCGTCGCCGACCGCCTCGACACCCGGCGAAAGGTCGGGATCACGGCGTGGGCGCTCGGGCTGTTGATGTTCTTCGACGACTACGCCAACACCGCCATCGTCGGCAGCGTGATGAAGGACCTCTCGGATCAGCTGCGTGTCTCCCGCGAGAAGCTCTCGTACATCGTGGACTCGACCGCCGCGCCGGTCGCGACGCTTGGCCTCTCGAACTGGGTCGCCTTCCAGATCGGGATGGTCCAGGAGGGCTACGAGATCGCCGGGATCGCCGCCGACGCCCCCTCGGCGTTCGCGACCTACGTCGGGTCGATCCCCTACAACGTCTACTCGATCTTCGCGATCCTCATGGTGGCGTTGATCGTCCTGAGCGGCCGGGATTTCGGCGAGATGCTCGCGGCCGAGCATCGCTCGGTCCGCACGGGACGGCTCACCCGCGAGGGCGCGACCCCGATGCAGGCCATCGAGAGCGAACTCGGCGAGCCGAGCACCGACGAGCCGATGTTGCGCAGCTTCGCGATCCCCGTCGTCGCGCTGGTCGTCACCGCGATCGCGGGGGCGCTCCTCAGCGGCTACGCGCCCGGCGCGTCGGCGCTCGACGTCCTCGACGGGGCCGACTGGGGCGCGGCGCTGCTATGGGGGGCGTTCGCGATGGTCTTCGCGGCGCTTGCGGTCGGTTTTTACTACCGGATCTTCTCGCTCGAAACCGGAATCGAGGGCGTCATCGACGGCTTCTCGATCATGCTCACCGCCGTGACGATCCTGGTTCTCGCGTGGGCGATCAGCACGGTCGCCGAGGTACTCGAAACGGGCGTCTACGTCGCCGGGATCGCCGAAGGCGTCGTCTCGCCGGCCCTGCTGCCGGTGGTCGTGCTCTTCACCGCGGCGTTCATCTCCTTTTCGATGGGATCGTCGTGGGCGACGATGGGCGTGTTGACCCCGATCGCGATCTCGGTGGCGTGGGAGCTTACGGGGAGCTACGAATTGATGCCCGTGATCGTCGGCGCGGTGTTCTCGGGGGCGATCTTCGGCGACCACACCTCGCCCATCTCGGATACGACGGTCCTCTCGGCGACGTTTACGGGTGCAGATCTGATCGACCACGTCCGTACTCAGATCTACTACGCCGGCACCGTCGTCGTCGTCACGACGGTCTGTTATCTCCTCTACGGCTACCTCGGCCTCCCGCCGCTGTTCTACCTCCCGATCGGCCTGCTGTTGCTCGTCGCGCTCGTCTACGGGCTCTCCGAGCTCGACGGGCGCCGACAGGGGCTCTCGCCGACGGTATCGTCCTCCTCGGGAGGTGGAGACGATCCCCCGACCGGGGACTGA
- a CDS encoding VanZ family protein, with translation MRRTNRWIAVAVVAAAILVVSMIPIPGSVPEEGGGIPTSLLFHFVGYAALAGTVGHAAFPAGGRLRALLTGVCGASVYGALIECLQYPVPYRSFSILDMATNAAGATLGAVVLLGALALSEHRR, from the coding sequence ATGAGGCGCACGAACCGGTGGATCGCCGTCGCGGTCGTCGCCGCCGCGATCCTCGTCGTCTCGATGATCCCGATCCCCGGGTCGGTTCCCGAGGAGGGCGGCGGGATTCCGACTAGCCTCCTGTTCCACTTCGTCGGCTATGCCGCCCTCGCGGGCACGGTCGGCCATGCGGCATTTCCGGCGGGAGGACGGCTCCGAGCGCTCCTCACGGGTGTCTGTGGTGCGAGCGTCTACGGCGCGCTGATCGAGTGTCTCCAGTACCCGGTCCCCTACCGGTCGTTCAGCATCCTCGACATGGCGACCAACGCGGCCGGTGCGACCCTCGGCGCGGTCGTGTTACTCGGCGCCCTCGCCCTCTCAGAGCACCGCCGTTAG
- a CDS encoding undecaprenyl-diphosphate phosphatase, which translates to MTLREILVAIAAGVVQGLVEWLPISSSGNLSLFLTALGTSPEIAVRLALFLQMGTTLSAALYYRETIAEAVLAAPGWRPRAAFSDSNAETSFILVATAMTGFVGIPIYVALIDAASELTGGAFVALIGALLIVTGLIERASERVELGERGTPSLVDAIIVGAFQGVTILPGVSRSGTTASVLLFRGYEGPAAFRLSFLLSIPAGIGAGLLILVDEGLPTTGIEALVALGVSAVVGYVMIDAIMRVVHEVEFWIVCVALGGLAVLGGGLTAVL; encoded by the coding sequence GTGACGCTTCGCGAGATCCTCGTCGCGATCGCCGCCGGGGTCGTCCAGGGGCTCGTCGAGTGGCTCCCGATCTCGAGTTCGGGCAACCTCTCGCTGTTTCTGACCGCGCTCGGCACCTCGCCCGAGATCGCCGTCCGGCTCGCGCTGTTCCTCCAGATGGGCACCACCCTCTCGGCGGCGCTCTACTACCGCGAGACGATCGCCGAGGCCGTCCTGGCCGCTCCCGGCTGGCGACCCCGAGCCGCCTTTTCGGACTCCAACGCCGAGACCTCCTTCATACTGGTCGCGACCGCGATGACCGGGTTCGTGGGGATCCCGATCTACGTCGCGCTCATCGACGCCGCAAGCGAACTCACCGGCGGCGCGTTCGTCGCGTTGATCGGCGCCCTGTTGATCGTGACCGGGCTGATCGAACGCGCCTCCGAGCGCGTCGAGCTCGGCGAACGCGGAACGCCCTCGCTCGTGGACGCGATCATCGTCGGCGCGTTCCAGGGCGTGACGATCCTGCCGGGCGTCTCGCGGTCGGGGACCACCGCGAGCGTGCTCCTGTTCCGGGGCTACGAGGGGCCTGCGGCGTTTCGCCTCTCCTTTCTCCTGTCGATCCCCGCGGGAATCGGCGCCGGTCTGCTCATCCTCGTCGACGAGGGGTTGCCGACGACAGGAATAGAGGCGCTCGTCGCACTCGGCGTGAGCGCGGTCGTCGGCTACGTGATGATCGACGCGATCATGCGCGTCGTCCACGAGGTCGAGTTCTGGATCGTCTGTGTCGCTCTCGGCGGGCTGGCCGTCCTCGGCGGTGGGCTAACGGCGGTGCTCTGA
- the dph5 gene encoding diphthine synthase, whose protein sequence is MLTFIGLGLYDERSITVEGRDTLRRADRAFMEQYTSRLIGTDVDTLEAEHGIEIELRDRAGVEQDPEEMLAAAEREDVAFLVVGDPMVSTTHVDLRLRAADRGIDTRIVHGTTAEAAASSLTGLQNYRFGSATTLPFPYAHGAEDLPASVTNTIDDNRERGLHTLVYLDIKQERGDYMTADVAAELLSAEYPETLAVAVCRAGSPDPIVAADALSALADREFGGPLHLLVVPGDLHHIEAEALRTFADAPAELAPLE, encoded by the coding sequence ATGCTCACGTTCATCGGTCTCGGCCTCTACGACGAGCGCTCGATCACCGTCGAGGGCCGCGATACCCTTCGAAGAGCGGACCGCGCGTTCATGGAACAGTACACCAGCCGTCTGATCGGTACGGACGTCGATACCCTCGAAGCCGAACACGGTATCGAGATCGAGCTTCGGGACCGGGCGGGCGTCGAACAGGACCCCGAGGAGATGCTCGCGGCAGCCGAACGCGAGGACGTCGCCTTCCTGGTCGTGGGCGATCCAATGGTTTCGACCACTCACGTCGACCTGCGGCTCCGAGCCGCCGACCGGGGAATCGACACCCGGATCGTCCACGGTACGACCGCCGAGGCCGCCGCAAGTTCGCTGACCGGCCTCCAGAACTATCGCTTCGGCTCGGCGACGACCCTGCCGTTTCCCTATGCCCACGGCGCGGAGGACCTGCCCGCGAGCGTCACGAACACGATCGACGACAACCGTGAGCGGGGTCTGCACACCCTCGTCTACCTCGACATAAAGCAGGAGCGCGGGGACTACATGACTGCCGACGTCGCCGCCGAGCTGCTCTCGGCCGAGTATCCCGAGACGCTCGCGGTCGCGGTCTGTCGGGCCGGCAGTCCCGATCCGATCGTCGCGGCCGACGCCCTCTCGGCGCTCGCGGACCGGGAGTTCGGCGGGCCGCTGCACCTGCTGGTCGTGCCCGGTGACCTCCATCACATCGAGGCGGAGGCGTTGCGGACGTTCGCGGACGCACCGGCCGAGCTCGCGCCGCTCGAATGA
- a CDS encoding VOC family protein, translating into MGATLDHVMMRVSDLEESLEWYGEHLGYEEKDRWEADTFTNVYLGPEELGEDGAMLELTHNHDGGPEEVGDAWGHIAVRVPDGELEDYYEQLMDEGVEDYRDPDSCGGRYAFVKDPDGHEIEIVKRDIEQGALWSIDHTMIRVEDADEALGWYTRKFEYEHTGRWEADSFANYFLKPEGASDEAMQLELTYNYGDNTYDLGDAWGHLCVRADDLNEFWDDLMTRDAPDYRDPESCDNEYAFTKDMDDHEIEIIERDPNSESLFPE; encoded by the coding sequence ATGGGAGCGACGCTCGACCACGTCATGATGCGCGTCTCGGACCTGGAGGAATCGCTCGAATGGTACGGCGAGCATCTGGGCTACGAGGAGAAGGACCGCTGGGAGGCCGATACGTTCACTAACGTCTACCTCGGCCCCGAGGAGCTCGGCGAGGACGGCGCGATGCTCGAACTCACCCACAACCACGACGGCGGCCCCGAGGAGGTAGGTGACGCGTGGGGCCACATCGCGGTACGGGTCCCCGACGGCGAACTCGAGGACTACTACGAGCAGCTCATGGACGAGGGCGTCGAGGACTATCGTGACCCCGACTCGTGTGGCGGCCGGTACGCGTTCGTCAAGGACCCCGACGGCCACGAGATCGAGATCGTGAAACGCGACATCGAGCAGGGCGCGCTCTGGTCGATCGACCACACCATGATCCGCGTCGAGGACGCCGACGAGGCGCTCGGCTGGTACACCCGGAAGTTCGAGTACGAACACACGGGCCGCTGGGAGGCCGACTCCTTTGCGAACTACTTCCTGAAACCCGAGGGCGCAAGCGACGAGGCGATGCAGCTCGAACTCACCTACAACTACGGCGACAACACCTACGATCTCGGTGATGCGTGGGGCCACCTCTGTGTGCGGGCCGACGACCTCAACGAGTTCTGGGACGACCTCATGACCCGGGACGCCCCGGACTACCGCGACCCCGAGTCCTGTGACAACGAGTACGCGTTCACGAAGGACATGGACGACCACGAGATCGAGATCATCGAGCGCGACCCGAACAGCGAGTCGCTGTTCCCCGAGTAA